CGCGGTGGCGCGCAGATAGATTTCGACCCGACGGTTGGCCGCGCGGCCGGCTTCGGTGTTGTTGTCGGCGATCGGCTGGCTCGGGCCCATGCCGGTGGCCGACAGGCGCTGCGGCGCGATGCCGCGTTGCGCCAGATAGCCGGTCACGCTCTGCGCGCGATTGACCGACAGCGTCTGGTTGTATTGCAGCGAGCCGGTGTTGTCCGTATGGCCGACGACCGACGCAACCACTTCCGGATTCTGCTGCAGCGTCTGCGCGAGCTGATCGAGCACCGGTGCGAACGACGGCTTGACCGCATAACTGCTGGTGTCGAACGTGACCGAACTCGGGATGTTCAGCTTGAGCGAACCGTCCGGCTGCTCGGTGATCTGCGTGCCGGTGCCCTTGGTTGCGCCCGACATGCGGTTGCGAATGTTTTCCCAGTTGTAGCCGGTGACACCGCCGACCGCCGCGCCGGCAGCCGCGCCGATTGCCGCGCCCTTGCCACCGCCGAAGATCGCGCCGAGCGCCGCGCCGGTGCCGGCGCCCACGCCGGTGCCGACCGCGGTGTTGGTGCCCTGTTGGGTCGCGCAGCCTGCCAGCAGCGAGCCGGCGACGGCGAATACGGCCATGCGTGTCATGATTTTTCCGTTCATCTTCGTTTCCTTTTGAGTGCGAATAAACCAGCGGGCAGCGATCAGCCTATGCAGCGAACATGACGGCAAATGCAACGACCCGCCAGAAAGTTCGGTGACGACTTCTGCGCCTTGCTCCGCGCGGTCCGACAGCGAAGAAGGGTCTTCGGGCACCGTCTGCCGTCAGACACTACAATAATGCCTGAACCGCAGCGATGCGACCCCGCGGTGCCCCGCGTGCCCCGAAGGGTGCCCGGCAAGTCCGGTTTTCGCAATCCTGCATAACAATTTCTTGCAAATTCCGCTGCGTGGCCGATCGGTCTATCCCGCCACGCCGCACCTGTTCCCCACGGAGTGTCAATGAGCATTGATCGGGCTTTGGTCGACGCCGCCCTCGCGGCCGTCGCTGACCCTAACACCGGCGCGCCGTACGCGGCCGCGAAGGGCATCCGCAACGTGGTCGTGGAGGGCGACGCGGTTAGCCTTCAGGTGACGCTCGGCTACCCAGCGAAAAGCCAGTTCGACGCGATCCGCCAGCAGTTCGCCGACGCGCTGCGCGCGGTGCCCGGCGTCGCGAACGTGCGCGTCGAGCTTTCCCAGCAGATCGCCGCGCACACCGTGCAGCGCGGCGTGAAGCTGCTGCCCGGCGTCAAGAACATCGTCGCGGTGGCCTCGGGCAAGGGCGGCGTCGGCAAGAGCACGACCGCGGTGAATCTCGCGCTCGCGCTCGCGAGCGAAGGCGCGTCGGTCGGCATTCTCGACGCCGACATCTACGGCCCGTCGCTGCCGACC
Above is a window of Paraburkholderia sprentiae WSM5005 DNA encoding:
- a CDS encoding OmpA family protein; this translates as MNGKIMTRMAVFAVAGSLLAGCATQQGTNTAVGTGVGAGTGAALGAIFGGGKGAAIGAAAGAAVGGVTGYNWENIRNRMSGATKGTGTQITEQPDGSLKLNIPSSVTFDTSSYAVKPSFAPVLDQLAQTLQQNPEVVASVVGHTDNTGSLQYNQTLSVNRAQSVTGYLAQRGIAPQRLSATGMGPSQPIADNNTEAGRAANRRVEIYLRATAQHATQ